One Clupea harengus chromosome 3, Ch_v2.0.2, whole genome shotgun sequence DNA window includes the following coding sequences:
- the LOC105892328 gene encoding gliomedin-like isoform X1, with the protein MREVCSTGKPSWALRAVLFGTCVLTLLNSSALLLLLLRLGELSERLAQTDGRLLELSERLAKTDERLGELSAGVGPSDETPGGQLQALLRQRGQEQHGRGKRSHGGRQEQHGHGHLAGDQDTMFMVTYSMIPTKVFSDLCNSSKGICLTGPPGPPGPAGRDGSPGVHGQKGDAGEQGKRGRRGHPGPIGPPGIPGPPGLPGPPTNDSSAWEEFLLSLSLPEGGAWPTPTPTGAGLQTQAIRKVPEEPPLQETASPTPVSVGGTGPEHGSVGDTTAPATVPATASAASATASATAPATAPAKENTPTPTGASYVWAASILQSGAVAVMATGQREEAAKAAVLTPTPADETLRAVLTPTPADETLRGIYVEKVFEIPFDDSASSTDNPGKDSVTGAGFQTTQQADKAPPMDTPMDTYGTPMDTSAWSTAAPGENDIIEAILIHEEVLSQTQADNRRDAFQETLRETPVEMPLLKAVSPTYIPGGDATVGIPGDDATEGIPGDDATEGIPGDDATEAFFPRVKEAPSASPAYLGVDQLPVIELFKNMLENAGWSTATRGDEAITIGDSTSETPVLLSAGSTGAKLMQAGTENISHTSLLTTVVPDGDTLPGTALKHAKEQTAVSTAFPRDETQTERPAFSRSAKKKPKKRTECVIKVVSCQMNVTSTQSTYGSLLSDAAQRRDGRVWVAEHFSGRMLEEYESVDHFIRRIHSRVIDVRKFYQGCGHVVHNGSLYFHIAGMNKTARFDLRTRKLQSLAVVDALFHELSYLFRNSKTYFKFAVDEVGLWLIFASSVDDSIMVSRIELRWFSALPPINTSYSRHLAGNAFIAHGVLYVTDPEDKGITFAFDLLERKPIRVQLALRPTGGLLAMLSYSPLHKSLFMWDNGAVKTCSVHFSSEQCVRS; encoded by the exons ATGAGGGAAGTGTGCTCCACGGGGAAGCCCTCCTGGGCTCTGCGGGCTGTGCTGTTCGGGACGTGTGTCCTCACCCTGCTCAACTCCTctgccctgctcctgctcctgctccgccTGGGGGAACTCTCTGAGCGACTTGCCCAGACGGACGGACGCCTGCTGGAGCTCTCCGAGCGACTCGCCAAGACGGACGAACGCTTGGGGGAGCTCAGCGCTGGCGTCGGCCCCTCGGACGAGACTCCCGGCGGGCAGCTCCAGGCTCTGCTGAGGCAGAGGGGGCAGGAGCAGCATGGCCGGGGCAAGAGAAGCCACGGCGGGAGGCAGGAGCAGCATGGCCATGGGCACCTGGCAGGCGATCAGGATACCATGTTCATGGTGACCTACTCCATGATCCCG ACGAAGGTCTTCTCAGATCTGTGCAACAGCTCCAAAGGGATTTGTCTGACAG GCCCACCTGGACCTCCTG gtccTGCAGGTAGAGATGGATCGCCTGGAGTTCATGGCCAGAAGGGAGACGCCGGAGAGCAGGGCAAGAGAGGAAGACGGG GTCACCCGGGCCCCATCGGACCTCCAGGTATACCCGGACCACCCGGACTGCCTGGACCCCCGACCAACGACAGCAGCGCTTGGGAGGAGTTTCTGCTGTCCTTGTCTCTACCTGAAGGTGGCG CGTGGCCCACGCCGACACCCACAGGAGCCGGGTTACAGACTCAGGCCATCCGGAAGGTTCCTGAAGAACCCCCCCTGCAGGAAACAG CCTCCCCAACACCTGTCAGCGTGGGAGGTACTGGGCCTGAGCATGGCAGCGTGGGAGACACTACTGCGCCCGCTACTGTGCCCGCTACTGCGTCTGCTGCGTCTGCTACTGCGTCTGCTACTGCGCCTGCCACTGCGCCTGCAAAAGAAAATACGCCAACGCCCACAGGTGCTTCATATG TCTGGGCTGCATCCATTCTACAGTCCGGTGCAGTAGCCGTCATGGCAACAGGGCAAAGAGAGGAGGCGGCAAAAGCAG CTGTGCTGACCCCTACTCCAGCAGATGAGACACTGAGGGCTGTGCTGACCCCTACTCCAGCAGATGAGACACTGAGGGGTATATACGTGGAAAAGGTGTTCGAAATCCCTTTTGATGATTCAG CGTCCTCCACAGATAACCCTGGAAAGGACTCAGTAACAGGAGCAGGTTTCCAAACTACTCAACAAGCTGACAAAGCACCTCCTATGGACACCCCTATGGACACCTATGGGACCCCTATGGACACCTCAG CTTGGTCAACAGCTGCCCCTGGAGAAAATGACATTATAGAGGCTATTTTAATACATGAAGAAGTACTGTCTCAAACACAAG CGGACAACAGACGTGATGCTTTTCAAGAAACACTCAGGGAAACTCCAGTGGAAATGCCTTTACTGAAAGCAG TGTCACCCACATATATCCCAGGCGGTGATGCGACAGTAGGTATCCCAGGCGATGATGCGACAGAAGGTATCCCAGGCGATGATGCGACAGAAGGTATCCCAGGCGATGATGCGACAGAGGCATTTTTTCCCCGCGTAAAGGAGGCCCCATCAGCATCCCCAG CATACCTAGGAGTGGACCAGCTTCCAGTGATAGAGCTTTTCAAGAACATGCTGGAGAATGCAG GCTGGTCCACAGCTACCCGAGGAGATGAAGCCATAACAATAGGGGACAGTACCTCAGAGACACCAG TTCTTCTCTCTGCTGGCTCTACGGGAGCCAAACTCATGCAGGCAGGAACTGAGAATATCAGTCACACATCTCTGCTGACAACAG TTGTTCCAGACGGCGACACCTTACCAGGAACAGCTTTAAAGCACGCTAAAGAGCAGACAG CTGTATCCACTGCCTTCCCCCGAgacgagacacagacagagaggcctgCGTTTTCAAGAAGTGCCAAGAAGAAGCCTAAAAAGAGAACAG AGTGTGTGATCAAAGTGGTCTCCTGCCAGATGAACGTGACCAGCACCCAGAGCACCTACGGGAGCCTGCTGTCCGACGCAGCGCAGCGGAGAGACGGACGCGTTTGGGTGGCAGAACACTTTTCTG GGAGGATGTTGGAGGAGTATGAGAGTGTTGACCACTTCATCAGGAGGATCCACAGCAGAGTGATTGATGTCAGGAAGTTCTACCAGGGCTGCGGCCATGTGGTTCACAACGGCTCCCTCTACTTCCACATCGCCGGCATGAACAAGACTGCCAG GTTTGATCTTCGGACCAGGAAATTACAGTCCTTGGCAGTGGTAGATGCCCTTTTCCATGAGCTGTCGTACCTCTTCCGTAACTCCAAGACCTACTTCAAATTTGCTGTGGATGAGGTTGGCCTGTGGCTGATCTTTGCGTCAAGTGTTGATGACAGCATCATGGTGAGCCGGATTGAACTGCGGTGGTTTTCTGCCCTCCCCCCCATAAACACCTCCTACTCCAGGCACCTGGCAGGCAATGCCTTCATCGCCCACGGGGTGCTCTACGTGACCGACCCTGAGGACAAGGGCATCACCTTCGCCTTCGACCTGCTGGAGAGGAAGCCGATTCGGGTGCAGCTGGCCCTGAGGCCAACTGGGGGGCTTTTAGCCATGCTGTCCTACAGCCCCCTCCACAAGAGTCTGTTCATGTGGGACAATGGCGCAGTGAAAACATGCAGCGTGCACTTCTCATCAGAACAGTGTGTGAGGTCATAA
- the LOC105892328 gene encoding gliomedin-like isoform X6, with translation MREVCSTGKPSWALRAVLFGTCVLTLLNSSALLLLLLRLGELSERLAQTDGRLLELSERLAKTDERLGELSAGVGPSDETPGGQLQALLRQRGQEQHGRGKRSHGGRQEQHGHGHLAGDQDTMFMVTYSMIPTKVFSDLCNSSKGICLTGPPGPPGPAGRDGSPGVHGQKGDAGEQGKRGRRGHPGPIGPPGIPGPPGLPGPPTNDSSAWEEFLLSLSLPEGGAWPTPTPTGAGLQTQAIRKVPEEPPLQETASPTPVSVGGTGPEHGSVGDTTAPATVPATASAASATASATAPATAPAKENTPTPTGASYVWAASILQSGAVAVMATGQREEAAKAAVLTPTPADETLRAVLTPTPADETLRGIYVEKVFEIPFDDSASSTDNPGKDSVTGAGFQTTQQADKAPPMDTPMDTYGTPMDTSADNRRDAFQETLRETPVEMPLLKAVSPTYIPGGDATVGIPGDDATEGIPGDDATEGIPGDDATEAFFPRVKEAPSASPAYLGVDQLPVIELFKNMLENAGWSTATRGDEAITIGDSTSETPVLLSAGSTGAKLMQAGTENISHTSLLTTVVPDGDTLPGTALKHAKEQTAVSTAFPRDETQTERPAFSRSAKKKPKKRTECVIKVVSCQMNVTSTQSTYGSLLSDAAQRRDGRVWVAEHFSGRMLEEYESVDHFIRRIHSRVIDVRKFYQGCGHVVHNGSLYFHIAGMNKTARFDLRTRKLQSLAVVDALFHELSYLFRNSKTYFKFAVDEVGLWLIFASSVDDSIMVSRIELRWFSALPPINTSYSRHLAGNAFIAHGVLYVTDPEDKGITFAFDLLERKPIRVQLALRPTGGLLAMLSYSPLHKSLFMWDNGAVKTCSVHFSSEQCVRS, from the exons ATGAGGGAAGTGTGCTCCACGGGGAAGCCCTCCTGGGCTCTGCGGGCTGTGCTGTTCGGGACGTGTGTCCTCACCCTGCTCAACTCCTctgccctgctcctgctcctgctccgccTGGGGGAACTCTCTGAGCGACTTGCCCAGACGGACGGACGCCTGCTGGAGCTCTCCGAGCGACTCGCCAAGACGGACGAACGCTTGGGGGAGCTCAGCGCTGGCGTCGGCCCCTCGGACGAGACTCCCGGCGGGCAGCTCCAGGCTCTGCTGAGGCAGAGGGGGCAGGAGCAGCATGGCCGGGGCAAGAGAAGCCACGGCGGGAGGCAGGAGCAGCATGGCCATGGGCACCTGGCAGGCGATCAGGATACCATGTTCATGGTGACCTACTCCATGATCCCG ACGAAGGTCTTCTCAGATCTGTGCAACAGCTCCAAAGGGATTTGTCTGACAG GCCCACCTGGACCTCCTG gtccTGCAGGTAGAGATGGATCGCCTGGAGTTCATGGCCAGAAGGGAGACGCCGGAGAGCAGGGCAAGAGAGGAAGACGGG GTCACCCGGGCCCCATCGGACCTCCAGGTATACCCGGACCACCCGGACTGCCTGGACCCCCGACCAACGACAGCAGCGCTTGGGAGGAGTTTCTGCTGTCCTTGTCTCTACCTGAAGGTGGCG CGTGGCCCACGCCGACACCCACAGGAGCCGGGTTACAGACTCAGGCCATCCGGAAGGTTCCTGAAGAACCCCCCCTGCAGGAAACAG CCTCCCCAACACCTGTCAGCGTGGGAGGTACTGGGCCTGAGCATGGCAGCGTGGGAGACACTACTGCGCCCGCTACTGTGCCCGCTACTGCGTCTGCTGCGTCTGCTACTGCGTCTGCTACTGCGCCTGCCACTGCGCCTGCAAAAGAAAATACGCCAACGCCCACAGGTGCTTCATATG TCTGGGCTGCATCCATTCTACAGTCCGGTGCAGTAGCCGTCATGGCAACAGGGCAAAGAGAGGAGGCGGCAAAAGCAG CTGTGCTGACCCCTACTCCAGCAGATGAGACACTGAGGGCTGTGCTGACCCCTACTCCAGCAGATGAGACACTGAGGGGTATATACGTGGAAAAGGTGTTCGAAATCCCTTTTGATGATTCAG CGTCCTCCACAGATAACCCTGGAAAGGACTCAGTAACAGGAGCAGGTTTCCAAACTACTCAACAAGCTGACAAAGCACCTCCTATGGACACCCCTATGGACACCTATGGGACCCCTATGGACACCTCAG CGGACAACAGACGTGATGCTTTTCAAGAAACACTCAGGGAAACTCCAGTGGAAATGCCTTTACTGAAAGCAG TGTCACCCACATATATCCCAGGCGGTGATGCGACAGTAGGTATCCCAGGCGATGATGCGACAGAAGGTATCCCAGGCGATGATGCGACAGAAGGTATCCCAGGCGATGATGCGACAGAGGCATTTTTTCCCCGCGTAAAGGAGGCCCCATCAGCATCCCCAG CATACCTAGGAGTGGACCAGCTTCCAGTGATAGAGCTTTTCAAGAACATGCTGGAGAATGCAG GCTGGTCCACAGCTACCCGAGGAGATGAAGCCATAACAATAGGGGACAGTACCTCAGAGACACCAG TTCTTCTCTCTGCTGGCTCTACGGGAGCCAAACTCATGCAGGCAGGAACTGAGAATATCAGTCACACATCTCTGCTGACAACAG TTGTTCCAGACGGCGACACCTTACCAGGAACAGCTTTAAAGCACGCTAAAGAGCAGACAG CTGTATCCACTGCCTTCCCCCGAgacgagacacagacagagaggcctgCGTTTTCAAGAAGTGCCAAGAAGAAGCCTAAAAAGAGAACAG AGTGTGTGATCAAAGTGGTCTCCTGCCAGATGAACGTGACCAGCACCCAGAGCACCTACGGGAGCCTGCTGTCCGACGCAGCGCAGCGGAGAGACGGACGCGTTTGGGTGGCAGAACACTTTTCTG GGAGGATGTTGGAGGAGTATGAGAGTGTTGACCACTTCATCAGGAGGATCCACAGCAGAGTGATTGATGTCAGGAAGTTCTACCAGGGCTGCGGCCATGTGGTTCACAACGGCTCCCTCTACTTCCACATCGCCGGCATGAACAAGACTGCCAG GTTTGATCTTCGGACCAGGAAATTACAGTCCTTGGCAGTGGTAGATGCCCTTTTCCATGAGCTGTCGTACCTCTTCCGTAACTCCAAGACCTACTTCAAATTTGCTGTGGATGAGGTTGGCCTGTGGCTGATCTTTGCGTCAAGTGTTGATGACAGCATCATGGTGAGCCGGATTGAACTGCGGTGGTTTTCTGCCCTCCCCCCCATAAACACCTCCTACTCCAGGCACCTGGCAGGCAATGCCTTCATCGCCCACGGGGTGCTCTACGTGACCGACCCTGAGGACAAGGGCATCACCTTCGCCTTCGACCTGCTGGAGAGGAAGCCGATTCGGGTGCAGCTGGCCCTGAGGCCAACTGGGGGGCTTTTAGCCATGCTGTCCTACAGCCCCCTCCACAAGAGTCTGTTCATGTGGGACAATGGCGCAGTGAAAACATGCAGCGTGCACTTCTCATCAGAACAGTGTGTGAGGTCATAA
- the LOC105892328 gene encoding gliomedin-like isoform X2 yields MREVCSTGKPSWALRAVLFGTCVLTLLNSSALLLLLLRLGELSERLAQTDGRLLELSERLAKTDERLGELSAGVGPSDETPGGQLQALLRQRGQEQHGRGKRSHGGRQEQHGHGHLAGDQDTMFMVTYSMIPTKVFSDLCNSSKGICLTGPPGPPGPAGRDGSPGVHGQKGDAGEQGKRGRRGHPGPIGPPGIPGPPGLPGPPTNDSSAWEEFLLSLSLPEAWPTPTPTGAGLQTQAIRKVPEEPPLQETASPTPVSVGGTGPEHGSVGDTTAPATVPATASAASATASATAPATAPAKENTPTPTGASYVWAASILQSGAVAVMATGQREEAAKAAVLTPTPADETLRAVLTPTPADETLRGIYVEKVFEIPFDDSASSTDNPGKDSVTGAGFQTTQQADKAPPMDTPMDTYGTPMDTSAWSTAAPGENDIIEAILIHEEVLSQTQADNRRDAFQETLRETPVEMPLLKAVSPTYIPGGDATVGIPGDDATEGIPGDDATEGIPGDDATEAFFPRVKEAPSASPAYLGVDQLPVIELFKNMLENAGWSTATRGDEAITIGDSTSETPVLLSAGSTGAKLMQAGTENISHTSLLTTVVPDGDTLPGTALKHAKEQTAVSTAFPRDETQTERPAFSRSAKKKPKKRTECVIKVVSCQMNVTSTQSTYGSLLSDAAQRRDGRVWVAEHFSGRMLEEYESVDHFIRRIHSRVIDVRKFYQGCGHVVHNGSLYFHIAGMNKTARFDLRTRKLQSLAVVDALFHELSYLFRNSKTYFKFAVDEVGLWLIFASSVDDSIMVSRIELRWFSALPPINTSYSRHLAGNAFIAHGVLYVTDPEDKGITFAFDLLERKPIRVQLALRPTGGLLAMLSYSPLHKSLFMWDNGAVKTCSVHFSSEQCVRS; encoded by the exons ATGAGGGAAGTGTGCTCCACGGGGAAGCCCTCCTGGGCTCTGCGGGCTGTGCTGTTCGGGACGTGTGTCCTCACCCTGCTCAACTCCTctgccctgctcctgctcctgctccgccTGGGGGAACTCTCTGAGCGACTTGCCCAGACGGACGGACGCCTGCTGGAGCTCTCCGAGCGACTCGCCAAGACGGACGAACGCTTGGGGGAGCTCAGCGCTGGCGTCGGCCCCTCGGACGAGACTCCCGGCGGGCAGCTCCAGGCTCTGCTGAGGCAGAGGGGGCAGGAGCAGCATGGCCGGGGCAAGAGAAGCCACGGCGGGAGGCAGGAGCAGCATGGCCATGGGCACCTGGCAGGCGATCAGGATACCATGTTCATGGTGACCTACTCCATGATCCCG ACGAAGGTCTTCTCAGATCTGTGCAACAGCTCCAAAGGGATTTGTCTGACAG GCCCACCTGGACCTCCTG gtccTGCAGGTAGAGATGGATCGCCTGGAGTTCATGGCCAGAAGGGAGACGCCGGAGAGCAGGGCAAGAGAGGAAGACGGG GTCACCCGGGCCCCATCGGACCTCCAGGTATACCCGGACCACCCGGACTGCCTGGACCCCCGACCAACGACAGCAGCGCTTGGGAGGAGTTTCTGCTGTCCTTGTCTCTACCTGAAG CGTGGCCCACGCCGACACCCACAGGAGCCGGGTTACAGACTCAGGCCATCCGGAAGGTTCCTGAAGAACCCCCCCTGCAGGAAACAG CCTCCCCAACACCTGTCAGCGTGGGAGGTACTGGGCCTGAGCATGGCAGCGTGGGAGACACTACTGCGCCCGCTACTGTGCCCGCTACTGCGTCTGCTGCGTCTGCTACTGCGTCTGCTACTGCGCCTGCCACTGCGCCTGCAAAAGAAAATACGCCAACGCCCACAGGTGCTTCATATG TCTGGGCTGCATCCATTCTACAGTCCGGTGCAGTAGCCGTCATGGCAACAGGGCAAAGAGAGGAGGCGGCAAAAGCAG CTGTGCTGACCCCTACTCCAGCAGATGAGACACTGAGGGCTGTGCTGACCCCTACTCCAGCAGATGAGACACTGAGGGGTATATACGTGGAAAAGGTGTTCGAAATCCCTTTTGATGATTCAG CGTCCTCCACAGATAACCCTGGAAAGGACTCAGTAACAGGAGCAGGTTTCCAAACTACTCAACAAGCTGACAAAGCACCTCCTATGGACACCCCTATGGACACCTATGGGACCCCTATGGACACCTCAG CTTGGTCAACAGCTGCCCCTGGAGAAAATGACATTATAGAGGCTATTTTAATACATGAAGAAGTACTGTCTCAAACACAAG CGGACAACAGACGTGATGCTTTTCAAGAAACACTCAGGGAAACTCCAGTGGAAATGCCTTTACTGAAAGCAG TGTCACCCACATATATCCCAGGCGGTGATGCGACAGTAGGTATCCCAGGCGATGATGCGACAGAAGGTATCCCAGGCGATGATGCGACAGAAGGTATCCCAGGCGATGATGCGACAGAGGCATTTTTTCCCCGCGTAAAGGAGGCCCCATCAGCATCCCCAG CATACCTAGGAGTGGACCAGCTTCCAGTGATAGAGCTTTTCAAGAACATGCTGGAGAATGCAG GCTGGTCCACAGCTACCCGAGGAGATGAAGCCATAACAATAGGGGACAGTACCTCAGAGACACCAG TTCTTCTCTCTGCTGGCTCTACGGGAGCCAAACTCATGCAGGCAGGAACTGAGAATATCAGTCACACATCTCTGCTGACAACAG TTGTTCCAGACGGCGACACCTTACCAGGAACAGCTTTAAAGCACGCTAAAGAGCAGACAG CTGTATCCACTGCCTTCCCCCGAgacgagacacagacagagaggcctgCGTTTTCAAGAAGTGCCAAGAAGAAGCCTAAAAAGAGAACAG AGTGTGTGATCAAAGTGGTCTCCTGCCAGATGAACGTGACCAGCACCCAGAGCACCTACGGGAGCCTGCTGTCCGACGCAGCGCAGCGGAGAGACGGACGCGTTTGGGTGGCAGAACACTTTTCTG GGAGGATGTTGGAGGAGTATGAGAGTGTTGACCACTTCATCAGGAGGATCCACAGCAGAGTGATTGATGTCAGGAAGTTCTACCAGGGCTGCGGCCATGTGGTTCACAACGGCTCCCTCTACTTCCACATCGCCGGCATGAACAAGACTGCCAG GTTTGATCTTCGGACCAGGAAATTACAGTCCTTGGCAGTGGTAGATGCCCTTTTCCATGAGCTGTCGTACCTCTTCCGTAACTCCAAGACCTACTTCAAATTTGCTGTGGATGAGGTTGGCCTGTGGCTGATCTTTGCGTCAAGTGTTGATGACAGCATCATGGTGAGCCGGATTGAACTGCGGTGGTTTTCTGCCCTCCCCCCCATAAACACCTCCTACTCCAGGCACCTGGCAGGCAATGCCTTCATCGCCCACGGGGTGCTCTACGTGACCGACCCTGAGGACAAGGGCATCACCTTCGCCTTCGACCTGCTGGAGAGGAAGCCGATTCGGGTGCAGCTGGCCCTGAGGCCAACTGGGGGGCTTTTAGCCATGCTGTCCTACAGCCCCCTCCACAAGAGTCTGTTCATGTGGGACAATGGCGCAGTGAAAACATGCAGCGTGCACTTCTCATCAGAACAGTGTGTGAGGTCATAA
- the LOC105892328 gene encoding gliomedin-like isoform X5, whose protein sequence is MREVCSTGKPSWALRAVLFGTCVLTLLNSSALLLLLLRLGELSERLAQTDGRLLELSERLAKTDERLGELSAGVGPSDETPGGQLQALLRQRGQEQHGRGKRSHGGRQEQHGHGHLAGDQDTMFMVTYSMIPTKVFSDLCNSSKGICLTGPAGRDGSPGVHGQKGDAGEQGKRGRRGHPGPIGPPGIPGPPGLPGPPTNDSSAWEEFLLSLSLPEGGAWPTPTPTGAGLQTQAIRKVPEEPPLQETASPTPVSVGGTGPEHGSVGDTTAPATVPATASAASATASATAPATAPAKENTPTPTGASYVWAASILQSGAVAVMATGQREEAAKAAVLTPTPADETLRAVLTPTPADETLRGIYVEKVFEIPFDDSASSTDNPGKDSVTGAGFQTTQQADKAPPMDTPMDTYGTPMDTSAWSTAAPGENDIIEAILIHEEVLSQTQADNRRDAFQETLRETPVEMPLLKAVSPTYIPGGDATVGIPGDDATEGIPGDDATEGIPGDDATEAFFPRVKEAPSASPAYLGVDQLPVIELFKNMLENAGWSTATRGDEAITIGDSTSETPVLLSAGSTGAKLMQAGTENISHTSLLTTVVPDGDTLPGTALKHAKEQTAVSTAFPRDETQTERPAFSRSAKKKPKKRTECVIKVVSCQMNVTSTQSTYGSLLSDAAQRRDGRVWVAEHFSGRMLEEYESVDHFIRRIHSRVIDVRKFYQGCGHVVHNGSLYFHIAGMNKTARFDLRTRKLQSLAVVDALFHELSYLFRNSKTYFKFAVDEVGLWLIFASSVDDSIMVSRIELRWFSALPPINTSYSRHLAGNAFIAHGVLYVTDPEDKGITFAFDLLERKPIRVQLALRPTGGLLAMLSYSPLHKSLFMWDNGAVKTCSVHFSSEQCVRS, encoded by the exons ATGAGGGAAGTGTGCTCCACGGGGAAGCCCTCCTGGGCTCTGCGGGCTGTGCTGTTCGGGACGTGTGTCCTCACCCTGCTCAACTCCTctgccctgctcctgctcctgctccgccTGGGGGAACTCTCTGAGCGACTTGCCCAGACGGACGGACGCCTGCTGGAGCTCTCCGAGCGACTCGCCAAGACGGACGAACGCTTGGGGGAGCTCAGCGCTGGCGTCGGCCCCTCGGACGAGACTCCCGGCGGGCAGCTCCAGGCTCTGCTGAGGCAGAGGGGGCAGGAGCAGCATGGCCGGGGCAAGAGAAGCCACGGCGGGAGGCAGGAGCAGCATGGCCATGGGCACCTGGCAGGCGATCAGGATACCATGTTCATGGTGACCTACTCCATGATCCCG ACGAAGGTCTTCTCAGATCTGTGCAACAGCTCCAAAGGGATTTGTCTGACAG gtccTGCAGGTAGAGATGGATCGCCTGGAGTTCATGGCCAGAAGGGAGACGCCGGAGAGCAGGGCAAGAGAGGAAGACGGG GTCACCCGGGCCCCATCGGACCTCCAGGTATACCCGGACCACCCGGACTGCCTGGACCCCCGACCAACGACAGCAGCGCTTGGGAGGAGTTTCTGCTGTCCTTGTCTCTACCTGAAGGTGGCG CGTGGCCCACGCCGACACCCACAGGAGCCGGGTTACAGACTCAGGCCATCCGGAAGGTTCCTGAAGAACCCCCCCTGCAGGAAACAG CCTCCCCAACACCTGTCAGCGTGGGAGGTACTGGGCCTGAGCATGGCAGCGTGGGAGACACTACTGCGCCCGCTACTGTGCCCGCTACTGCGTCTGCTGCGTCTGCTACTGCGTCTGCTACTGCGCCTGCCACTGCGCCTGCAAAAGAAAATACGCCAACGCCCACAGGTGCTTCATATG TCTGGGCTGCATCCATTCTACAGTCCGGTGCAGTAGCCGTCATGGCAACAGGGCAAAGAGAGGAGGCGGCAAAAGCAG CTGTGCTGACCCCTACTCCAGCAGATGAGACACTGAGGGCTGTGCTGACCCCTACTCCAGCAGATGAGACACTGAGGGGTATATACGTGGAAAAGGTGTTCGAAATCCCTTTTGATGATTCAG CGTCCTCCACAGATAACCCTGGAAAGGACTCAGTAACAGGAGCAGGTTTCCAAACTACTCAACAAGCTGACAAAGCACCTCCTATGGACACCCCTATGGACACCTATGGGACCCCTATGGACACCTCAG CTTGGTCAACAGCTGCCCCTGGAGAAAATGACATTATAGAGGCTATTTTAATACATGAAGAAGTACTGTCTCAAACACAAG CGGACAACAGACGTGATGCTTTTCAAGAAACACTCAGGGAAACTCCAGTGGAAATGCCTTTACTGAAAGCAG TGTCACCCACATATATCCCAGGCGGTGATGCGACAGTAGGTATCCCAGGCGATGATGCGACAGAAGGTATCCCAGGCGATGATGCGACAGAAGGTATCCCAGGCGATGATGCGACAGAGGCATTTTTTCCCCGCGTAAAGGAGGCCCCATCAGCATCCCCAG CATACCTAGGAGTGGACCAGCTTCCAGTGATAGAGCTTTTCAAGAACATGCTGGAGAATGCAG GCTGGTCCACAGCTACCCGAGGAGATGAAGCCATAACAATAGGGGACAGTACCTCAGAGACACCAG TTCTTCTCTCTGCTGGCTCTACGGGAGCCAAACTCATGCAGGCAGGAACTGAGAATATCAGTCACACATCTCTGCTGACAACAG TTGTTCCAGACGGCGACACCTTACCAGGAACAGCTTTAAAGCACGCTAAAGAGCAGACAG CTGTATCCACTGCCTTCCCCCGAgacgagacacagacagagaggcctgCGTTTTCAAGAAGTGCCAAGAAGAAGCCTAAAAAGAGAACAG AGTGTGTGATCAAAGTGGTCTCCTGCCAGATGAACGTGACCAGCACCCAGAGCACCTACGGGAGCCTGCTGTCCGACGCAGCGCAGCGGAGAGACGGACGCGTTTGGGTGGCAGAACACTTTTCTG GGAGGATGTTGGAGGAGTATGAGAGTGTTGACCACTTCATCAGGAGGATCCACAGCAGAGTGATTGATGTCAGGAAGTTCTACCAGGGCTGCGGCCATGTGGTTCACAACGGCTCCCTCTACTTCCACATCGCCGGCATGAACAAGACTGCCAG GTTTGATCTTCGGACCAGGAAATTACAGTCCTTGGCAGTGGTAGATGCCCTTTTCCATGAGCTGTCGTACCTCTTCCGTAACTCCAAGACCTACTTCAAATTTGCTGTGGATGAGGTTGGCCTGTGGCTGATCTTTGCGTCAAGTGTTGATGACAGCATCATGGTGAGCCGGATTGAACTGCGGTGGTTTTCTGCCCTCCCCCCCATAAACACCTCCTACTCCAGGCACCTGGCAGGCAATGCCTTCATCGCCCACGGGGTGCTCTACGTGACCGACCCTGAGGACAAGGGCATCACCTTCGCCTTCGACCTGCTGGAGAGGAAGCCGATTCGGGTGCAGCTGGCCCTGAGGCCAACTGGGGGGCTTTTAGCCATGCTGTCCTACAGCCCCCTCCACAAGAGTCTGTTCATGTGGGACAATGGCGCAGTGAAAACATGCAGCGTGCACTTCTCATCAGAACAGTGTGTGAGGTCATAA